Proteins from a genomic interval of Treponema succinifaciens DSM 2489:
- a CDS encoding tetratricopeptide repeat protein has protein sequence MSEKNFILPNKLEIEKRYESYRPAFNEILDKIENLLKQKINLPSNPTYKARIKSFPSYYKKILRQKAKESSESIELVTLTDMIGIRVICAFVEDLALVEKQVVESFDVKEIERKGADQSFKEFGYESVHILIAIPENCLPESGISPELRKNLVCEIQVRTILQDAWAEVEHELIYKSEFNPFDKPLRRKLASINASLTLADIIFQEIRDYQKKLQTELGERRNSFYEKADEFSEEMLGQSHHQVADSSIIGSPFSKGSIDDLVLTALHEHNTGNFKKAVEIYTQIINSEPVPPAMVLSVIYKHRGMAYFAQSLYEQALNDFKKSVEYDPKCFRSIYYEGIVYSVQGKDKEAVECFDNSLAIDAFQSHVYYRRALALFNIGNYTKAMEDVNNALKLGLENEDLNTLKLKLIKKFDMNM, from the coding sequence ATGTCTGAAAAAAATTTTATACTTCCTAATAAACTTGAAATTGAAAAACGCTATGAAAGCTATAGACCCGCATTCAATGAAATTCTGGATAAAATTGAAAATCTGTTAAAGCAGAAAATTAATTTGCCTTCAAATCCTACTTATAAAGCTAGAATAAAATCTTTTCCTAGCTATTATAAAAAAATCCTTAGGCAAAAAGCTAAGGAATCTTCGGAAAGCATTGAGCTTGTTACTCTTACGGATATGATTGGCATACGTGTGATTTGTGCCTTTGTTGAAGATCTTGCGCTTGTTGAAAAACAAGTAGTGGAATCTTTTGATGTAAAAGAAATTGAGCGTAAAGGTGCAGACCAGTCATTTAAAGAGTTTGGATATGAGTCAGTTCATATTCTTATTGCAATTCCTGAAAACTGTCTGCCTGAATCAGGAATTTCTCCAGAGCTTAGAAAAAATCTTGTATGTGAAATTCAGGTTCGCACAATTTTGCAGGATGCCTGGGCGGAAGTTGAGCATGAGCTTATCTACAAGTCGGAATTCAATCCTTTTGACAAGCCTTTGAGAAGAAAACTGGCTTCAATAAATGCAAGTCTTACTTTGGCAGATATTATTTTCCAGGAAATCAGGGATTATCAGAAAAAACTTCAAACTGAGCTTGGGGAACGGCGGAATTCATTTTATGAAAAGGCTGACGAATTCTCAGAAGAAATGCTTGGGCAATCCCATCATCAGGTGGCAGACTCTTCTATTATTGGAAGTCCTTTTTCAAAAGGCAGCATAGATGACTTGGTTCTTACAGCATTGCACGAGCATAATACAGGAAATTTTAAGAAAGCGGTTGAAATTTATACACAGATAATCAATTCTGAGCCAGTTCCTCCTGCAATGGTTTTGAGTGTAATTTACAAGCATAGGGGAATGGCATATTTTGCTCAAAGTCTTTATGAACAAGCCTTGAATGACTTTAAGAAAAGCGTTGAGTATGATCCAAAGTGCTTTAGGTCAATTTATTATGAAGGCATTGTTTATTCTGTTCAGGGGAAGGATAAAGAGGCTGTTGAATGTTTTGATAATTCTCTTGCAATTGATGCTTTCCAAAGCCATGTTTATTACAGAAGAGCGCTGGCACTTTTTAATATTGGAAACTATACAAAGGCAATGGAAGATGTAAACAATGCATTGAAGCTTGGACTTGAAAATGAAGACCTAAATACATTGAAGCTAAAACTGATAAAAAAATTTGATATGAATATGTAA
- a CDS encoding YidE/YbjL duplication: protein MLTYLAGLCSSTLSVIFIIFIIGALGFMLGGINVKGISLGTAGVLIVALAYGILIHYFPEFSIEEKKITLWSNSIKSSFGLVSNIGTALFVTAVGLIAGPKFFRTFNRKSIAYLLLGVIIIAIGGITAAIFVKFDSTLSPEMAAGLLTGGLTSTPGFSAAKEVPNVNQDAISAGYGIAYLYGVLGVVLFVQIVPKILKIDMAKERESFVAANSVVIPEPKANLTQLEEFGFFPFFLAVAFGCIIGAIEIPKVNFSLGNSGGTLVAGLIIGHFGRIGKLDCRISKQTLNFMRELGLVLFLIGAGIPGGVNFVSNVKFSYFIYGAVMTTVPMVVGYIIARYVFKLSIFNNLGSITGGMTSTPALGSLIATAGTDEVSSAYAATYPLALVSVVLTAKIIVMIL from the coding sequence ATGCTTACTTATCTTGCCGGGCTGTGTTCCTCCACACTGTCGGTCATTTTCATTATTTTTATTATTGGCGCGCTAGGTTTTATGCTCGGCGGAATCAATGTAAAAGGTATTTCGCTGGGAACTGCTGGTGTTCTTATAGTTGCCCTTGCCTATGGTATTTTAATTCATTATTTTCCAGAATTTTCAATTGAAGAAAAAAAAATCACTTTATGGAGCAATTCAATAAAGTCAAGTTTCGGCTTAGTTTCAAATATCGGAACAGCTCTCTTTGTTACAGCGGTCGGACTCATTGCAGGTCCAAAGTTTTTCCGCACTTTCAATAGAAAGTCAATTGCATATCTTTTGCTTGGTGTAATAATAATTGCAATCGGCGGAATCACAGCGGCGATTTTTGTTAAGTTTGACAGCACTCTTTCTCCAGAAATGGCGGCAGGACTTTTGACAGGCGGACTTACAAGCACACCTGGATTTTCAGCGGCAAAAGAAGTTCCAAATGTAAATCAAGACGCAATCAGCGCAGGATACGGAATCGCATATCTTTACGGTGTTCTTGGAGTTGTTCTTTTTGTTCAGATTGTTCCAAAAATTTTAAAAATCGACATGGCAAAGGAAAGAGAATCATTTGTTGCGGCAAATTCTGTAGTAATTCCTGAGCCAAAGGCAAATCTTACACAGCTTGAAGAATTCGGATTTTTTCCATTTTTCCTTGCAGTTGCATTTGGCTGCATAATCGGCGCAATTGAAATCCCAAAAGTCAACTTTTCTCTCGGAAATTCCGGCGGAACTCTTGTCGCGGGACTCATAATCGGTCATTTTGGAAGAATCGGAAAACTTGACTGCAGAATCAGCAAGCAGACATTGAATTTTATGCGTGAGCTTGGACTTGTCTTGTTCCTTATTGGTGCTGGAATTCCTGGCGGCGTAAACTTCGTTTCAAATGTAAAATTCTCATACTTTATTTACGGCGCAGTTATGACAACAGTTCCAATGGTTGTAGGCTATATAATCGCACGCTATGTATTCAAGCTAAGCATTTTCAACAACCTTGGTTCTATAACAGGCGGAATGACAAGCACACCGGCGTTGGGTTCATTGATTGCAACTGCAGGAACAGACGAAGTTTCTTCTGCCTATGCAGCAACCTACCCGCTCGCGCTTGTTTCTGTTGTTTTAACAGCAAAAATAATCGTAATGATTTTATAA
- a CDS encoding 2-hydroxyacid dehydrogenase: MENKELKIAFYDACSYDKESFSEENKNFLFNIDFFDFHLTEKTALTASGYDIVCTFVNDTINRTVISILKKCGVKMIALRCAGFNNVDLEAAKEFGIKVARVPAYSPHSVAEHALSLLLSLTRKIPQAYLRTRSGNFTLNGLTGRDLCGLTAGIIGTGKIGKVMAECLSGIGMKIVMYDAYPDNDWAEKKGFTYIPLIELFQKSDVISLHCPLTDDTKHLVNEKSLSMMKNDAVIINTGRGALIDTHALVKALKKRTIGGAALDVYEEESRYFFADWSADVIKDDMLARLLTFPNVIITGHQAFLTKNALKAIADTTLQNILDFTEGKELKNEVK, translated from the coding sequence ATGGAAAACAAGGAATTGAAAATTGCGTTTTATGATGCCTGCAGCTATGACAAGGAATCTTTTTCAGAAGAAAACAAGAACTTTCTATTCAATATTGATTTTTTTGACTTTCATCTGACAGAAAAAACAGCATTGACAGCATCAGGCTATGACATTGTATGCACATTTGTAAACGACACCATAAACAGAACCGTTATTTCCATACTGAAAAAATGCGGTGTAAAAATGATTGCATTGAGATGCGCAGGCTTTAACAATGTGGATCTTGAAGCTGCAAAAGAATTCGGCATAAAAGTTGCAAGAGTTCCAGCGTACTCGCCTCATTCTGTAGCAGAACACGCTCTTTCGCTTTTGCTTTCCCTTACAAGAAAAATTCCTCAGGCATATTTAAGAACTCGCTCTGGAAATTTCACATTGAATGGACTCACAGGCCGGGATTTGTGCGGACTTACAGCCGGAATCATTGGAACTGGAAAAATCGGAAAAGTAATGGCAGAATGTCTTTCTGGAATCGGAATGAAAATCGTAATGTACGACGCATATCCAGACAATGACTGGGCTGAAAAAAAAGGCTTTACATACATTCCGCTTATTGAATTGTTCCAAAAAAGCGATGTAATCAGCCTGCACTGCCCTTTAACGGACGATACAAAGCATCTTGTAAACGAAAAGTCTCTTTCCATGATGAAAAACGATGCGGTTATAATAAATACAGGACGCGGCGCTTTAATCGACACTCATGCGCTAGTAAAAGCTTTAAAGAAAAGAACTATCGGAGGAGCGGCGCTTGACGTTTATGAAGAAGAAAGCCGATATTTCTTTGCAGACTGGTCTGCAGACGTTATAAAAGACGACATGCTTGCCCGGCTTTTAACTTTCCCGAATGTAATTATAACTGGACATCAGGCATTTCTTACAAAAAATGCGCTTAAAGCAATCGCAGATACAACGCTTCAAAATATTCTGGATTTTACAGAAGGAAAAGAACTTAAAAACGAAGTCAAATAA
- a CDS encoding HMA2 domain-containing protein: protein MDFQISHSLPGRVRLRYERHILSLRQAMLVQMLVGLQEGIVSISVNTVSGSILIEYKDISLETVISYVKALDGKYLNDENLLSSVSGIVAVPYS from the coding sequence ATGGATTTTCAGATTTCTCACAGTCTTCCAGGCAGAGTAAGGCTTAGATATGAGCGTCATATTCTGTCTTTGCGTCAGGCAATGCTTGTTCAGATGCTTGTTGGTCTTCAAGAAGGAATAGTTTCTATTTCTGTTAATACAGTTTCAGGAAGCATTCTTATTGAATACAAAGATATTTCCTTGGAAACAGTTATTTCTTACGTAAAGGCTCTTGATGGGAAGTATCTCAATGATGAAAATCTGCTTTCGAGCGTTTCTGGAATCGTTGCTGTCCCTTACAGTTGA
- a CDS encoding HAD-IC family P-type ATPase, whose protein sequence is MKICFRAFLESLLSLTVEHFLKKFLPLPLRKIISLVSIVPRVQKGIASVVRGKPFCAETLDAAAISLSYLTGDIDTAGTINFLLNIGDTLEDYTKRKSHDNLTQSLLITDETVTIVQDGEEKEISTQLLKAGDIVIVRAGSVIPVDGTVVDGVGMVNQASMTGEALPVQREKGSSVFASTIIEEGEIKIKVKACGGETKVSKIANMIDRSNSLKAASQEKAERVADNLVKYNFGIIP, encoded by the coding sequence ATGAAAATCTGCTTTCGAGCGTTTCTGGAATCGTTGCTGTCCCTTACAGTTGAGCATTTTCTAAAAAAATTTCTTCCTCTTCCTTTGAGAAAAATAATTTCTCTTGTTTCAATTGTTCCTCGTGTTCAAAAGGGTATTGCAAGCGTAGTGAGAGGAAAGCCGTTCTGTGCGGAAACTCTTGATGCTGCCGCGATTTCTCTTTCATATTTAACTGGCGACATTGATACTGCTGGAACTATAAATTTCCTTTTGAATATCGGCGATACTCTCGAAGATTACACAAAGCGAAAGTCCCATGACAATTTGACTCAGTCGCTTCTTATAACTGATGAAACCGTTACAATCGTTCAGGATGGAGAAGAAAAAGAAATTTCCACACAGCTTTTAAAGGCGGGCGACATCGTTATTGTTCGCGCTGGCTCTGTAATTCCTGTTGACGGAACTGTTGTTGACGGCGTTGGAATGGTAAACCAGGCTTCAATGACTGGAGAAGCTCTGCCTGTTCAGCGTGAAAAAGGCTCGTCTGTTTTTGCTTCCACAATTATTGAAGAAGGCGAAATAAAGATAAAAGTGAAGGCTTGCGGAGGCGAAACCAAAGTAAGCAAAATTGCAAATATGATTGACCGATCAAATTCACTTAAGGCTGCAAGTCAGGAAAAAGCGGAACGTGTTGCTGACAATCTTGTAAAATACAATTTCGGAATTATCCCCTAA
- a CDS encoding IS1595 family transposase yields MTFFDFMIKFPTEKAVIKYFLKIRYNDVLICPHCGSKVRVQHRNDNLKLCNCHNCNNTFSPFKNTIFEKSSTDLRKWFYAIHLFLNSKKGISGLQLQREIGVTYKTAWRMLKQIRSAMGNTDMSKAFEAMVEIDETYIGGKPRKMNGETEPSKRGRGTKKTPVVGVKERSSSHVFAKVALPNEEGKKLTGKQLFNILDSVCKKDATVLTDDFRGYNFMNHKNTNKNNYYRISVNHLESIYSLGNGLHTNGIESFWALLKRGILGIYHHVSVDYLQEYVNEFCFRQNNGTSSFDVLLKQGIFAA; encoded by the coding sequence ATGACATTCTTTGATTTTATGATAAAGTTTCCGACTGAAAAAGCCGTTATAAAATACTTTCTCAAAATCAGATATAACGATGTTCTTATATGCCCTCACTGCGGTTCAAAAGTTCGTGTTCAGCACAGAAATGACAATCTAAAACTTTGTAACTGCCATAACTGCAATAATACATTCTCACCATTCAAAAACACAATCTTTGAAAAGTCATCAACAGACCTGCGTAAATGGTTCTATGCAATCCATTTATTTTTGAATTCTAAAAAAGGAATTTCCGGCTTGCAGTTACAGCGTGAAATCGGCGTAACATATAAAACAGCGTGGAGAATGCTCAAGCAGATACGCTCTGCAATGGGAAACACTGATATGTCAAAAGCATTTGAAGCAATGGTCGAAATTGACGAAACATATATCGGCGGTAAACCTAGAAAAATGAACGGCGAAACAGAGCCTTCAAAGCGTGGACGTGGAACTAAAAAAACTCCTGTTGTAGGTGTAAAAGAAAGAAGTTCAAGCCACGTATTCGCAAAGGTAGCACTTCCAAACGAAGAAGGCAAGAAACTTACAGGAAAGCAGCTTTTCAATATTCTTGACAGCGTATGCAAGAAAGACGCAACGGTTCTGACCGATGATTTTAGAGGCTACAATTTTATGAACCATAAAAACACAAATAAAAACAACTACTACAGAATCAGCGTAAATCATTTAGAAAGCATTTACAGCCTCGGCAACGGACTTCATACAAACGGAATTGAATCGTTCTGGGCACTGTTGAAGCGTGGAATTCTCGGAATTTATCATCACGTTTCTGTAGACTACTTGCAGGAATATGTAAACGAATTCTGTTTCCGGCAGAACAACGGAACAAGCTCATTTGATGTACTGTTAAAGCAGGGGATATTTGCGGCATAA
- a CDS encoding heavy metal translocating P-type ATPase gives MFFIRVYKGIIPYNFLIAGLAYFFTRNFTKAASTLLVDYSCAMKLSAPISVLSAMRDCARNGILAKGGKFLEEFAESDTIVFDKTGTLIESNPVVKKIVVFGSRKENEVLKLAACLEEHFPHSLARAVVNEAASRGLNHKEEHTKVEYILAHGIASSLDGKKLRIGSAHFIFDDEKIPLTKEADDCINTITGCSQLYFAIDGELAAIIVIEDPIRKESCAVIKKLKDSGFKNVIMITGDNKHTAKEVAEKTGVTDFVAEALPDTKVSWIEKLKKEGHKVVMVGDGINDSPALSAANVGIAMGKASSIASETADILLPDDGLDSLPVLRKISRNLISRIHGNSRAIIGINSALIAGGLAGSITPQMAALLHNSSTVAISVNAMSSLD, from the coding sequence TTGTTTTTTATAAGAGTGTATAAAGGGATAATTCCGTACAATTTTTTAATTGCGGGTCTTGCGTATTTCTTTACACGTAACTTTACAAAGGCGGCTTCAACATTGCTTGTGGATTATTCCTGCGCCATGAAGCTTTCTGCTCCGATTTCAGTTCTTTCTGCAATGAGAGATTGTGCCCGGAACGGAATTCTTGCGAAAGGCGGAAAATTTCTTGAGGAATTTGCGGAATCTGACACAATTGTTTTTGACAAGACAGGAACATTGATAGAATCAAACCCTGTTGTAAAAAAGATTGTTGTTTTTGGCAGCAGAAAGGAAAATGAAGTTTTAAAACTTGCTGCTTGCCTTGAAGAGCATTTCCCGCATTCTTTGGCTCGTGCTGTTGTAAATGAAGCTGCGTCCAGGGGATTGAACCACAAGGAAGAGCATACAAAGGTCGAATATATTCTTGCGCATGGAATTGCTTCCAGCCTTGACGGAAAAAAGCTCCGCATAGGAAGCGCGCATTTTATCTTTGATGACGAAAAAATTCCGCTTACAAAAGAAGCCGATGACTGCATAAATACAATAACTGGCTGTTCCCAGCTTTATTTTGCAATTGACGGAGAACTTGCCGCTATAATCGTAATTGAAGATCCAATCAGAAAAGAATCTTGCGCTGTAATAAAAAAATTGAAAGACTCTGGCTTTAAGAATGTGATTATGATTACAGGCGACAATAAGCATACTGCAAAAGAAGTTGCGGAAAAAACTGGCGTAACAGATTTTGTTGCTGAAGCTCTTCCAGACACAAAAGTATCCTGGATTGAAAAGCTTAAGAAAGAAGGGCACAAAGTTGTTATGGTTGGAGACGGAATCAATGATTCTCCGGCTCTTTCTGCGGCAAATGTTGGAATTGCAATGGGAAAGGCAAGCTCAATTGCAAGCGAGACTGCGGATATTCTTCTTCCTGACGACGGCTTGGATTCTCTTCCAGTTTTGCGGAAAATAAGCCGAAACTTGATTTCAAGAATTCACGGAAACAGCCGAGCTATAATCGGAATAAATTCTGCGCTCATTGCCGGCGGACTTGCTGGTTCCATAACACCGCAAATGGCTGCCTTGCTTCATAACAGCTCCACAGTTGCAATCAGCGTGAATGCAATGAGTTCCTTGGACTAA
- a CDS encoding HMA2 domain-containing protein has translation MIVSSFFPGRIRLRNDVFKDDDIFSALYSAVGSHSAVKKVERNERTGSVLVEYISENLPMEKLLALKDEFFALGKLAESYSKKISQLFLKKFMKSKKN, from the coding sequence ATGATTGTTTCAAGTTTTTTCCCAGGAAGAATCCGTTTACGCAATGATGTTTTTAAAGATGATGATATATTTTCCGCATTGTATTCTGCTGTCGGAAGCCATTCTGCCGTAAAAAAAGTTGAGCGCAATGAAAGAACTGGCAGCGTGCTTGTTGAATATATTTCAGAAAATTTACCCATGGAAAAACTTCTTGCCTTAAAAGATGAGTTTTTTGCGCTTGGAAAACTTGCGGAATCCTATAGCAAAAAAATAAGCCAGTTATTCTTGAAAAAATTCATGAAATCGAAAAAAAATTAA
- a CDS encoding flavin reductase, whose protein sequence is MDNKAMFNLSYGLFILTAKDGEKDNGCIVNTVGQVTSQPNRISLTVNKANYTHDMILKTKEFNVSVLAENSKFETYRHWGFQSGRNTDKLESISFKRSANGLVYIADETNAFLSAKVVSTLDLGTHTLFIADVTDGEVLSQVPSATYSFYQNNIKPKPASTEKRKGFICTVCGYIYEGETLPDDFICPVCKHPASDFRPL, encoded by the coding sequence ATGGATAACAAGGCTATGTTCAATTTGTCTTACGGTCTTTTTATTTTGACTGCAAAAGACGGCGAAAAAGACAACGGCTGCATTGTGAATACTGTAGGGCAGGTTACTTCCCAACCTAACAGAATTTCTTTGACGGTAAACAAAGCGAATTATACGCACGATATGATTCTGAAAACAAAAGAATTCAATGTTTCCGTTCTGGCAGAAAATTCTAAATTTGAAACTTACAGGCATTGGGGCTTCCAAAGCGGTAGAAATACAGATAAACTTGAATCAATTTCTTTTAAAAGATCTGCAAACGGCCTTGTTTATATTGCGGATGAAACAAACGCATTTTTGAGCGCGAAAGTTGTTTCTACACTTGATTTGGGAACGCACACTCTTTTTATTGCTGATGTTACAGACGGCGAAGTTTTGTCGCAAGTTCCTTCAGCAACATATTCATTTTATCAGAATAATATAAAGCCAAAGCCAGCTTCCACGGAAAAGAGAAAGGGCTTTATTTGTACTGTCTGCGGATATATTTATGAAGGTGAAACTTTGCCTGACGATTTTATTTGCCCTGTATGTAAGCATCCAGCCTCGGATTTTAGACCGCTTTAA
- a CDS encoding helix-turn-helix domain-containing protein has protein sequence MQVDYTKLWARYKEMGHKNKTDLIEMAGISTNILAKLTKGEFISMDSIQRICKALNCDVGDICVINKVED, from the coding sequence ATGCAAGTAGACTATACAAAGCTTTGGGCTCGTTATAAAGAAATGGGACACAAGAATAAAACAGACCTTATTGAGATGGCAGGAATTTCAACGAATATCCTTGCCAAACTGACTAAGGGAGAGTTTATTTCCATGGATAGTATTCAACGTATTTGCAAGGCCCTAAATTGCGATGTGGGCGATATATGTGTAATTAATAAAGTAGAAGATTAA
- a CDS encoding GmrSD restriction endonuclease domain-containing protein, with the protein MAQYNVNNIMVSSLLSSIRDGTIAIPEIQRPFVWDPTKVRDLIDSLYKGYPVGYIIVWQNPDVKLKDGTISSGKKIIIDGQQRITALTAAIVGLEVVGADYKKKRIKIAFNPKEEKFETCNPAIEKDIQWIADISTVLQPGFDAFSFVNEYCDKNKITDNAEKSSINKVINTLSQIQNNSLGVIDLSSSLDIDSVTDIFIRINSKGKVLSQADFAMSKISSNERYKGDLIRKTIDYFCHLLQNPGDFDTIKNNDSEFANTDEFKAIAWIKDENEDIYEPDYTDLLRVAFTSKFHRGKLADLVSLLSGRDFKTREFKEEIAEQSFKDLKESVLQFVNKTNFQRYLMIVKSTGIIDSSLVRSDNVMNFGYILYLALREKKIDAVIIERAVRRWLVLTILTGRYSGSPESMFNYDITRFVDAADPIDYIEQTEAGVLSEAFWSNVLITRLNTAVASSPFYNVYLMAQVKSGDKGFLSEQIDVKSMIEQRGDIHHLFPKQYLINNGIRDKGMYNQIANYVYLQSEINIKVKDTAPNEYMATVLQQCEDKKPVYGGIVDKNELMQNLKANCVPEDFIKMDVKDFNRFLDMRRKLMAAKIKDYYESLK; encoded by the coding sequence ATGGCACAGTATAACGTAAACAATATTATGGTTAGTTCACTTCTTTCTAGTATTAGAGATGGAACTATTGCAATTCCTGAAATACAGAGACCTTTTGTTTGGGACCCTACAAAGGTTCGTGATTTAATTGATTCATTATATAAAGGATATCCTGTTGGATATATTATTGTTTGGCAGAATCCCGATGTAAAACTTAAAGATGGAACTATTTCTTCTGGAAAGAAAATCATTATTGATGGTCAGCAGAGAATTACTGCATTAACCGCTGCAATTGTTGGACTTGAAGTTGTTGGTGCTGATTATAAAAAGAAGAGAATTAAGATTGCATTTAATCCAAAAGAAGAAAAATTTGAAACTTGTAACCCTGCTATTGAGAAAGATATTCAATGGATTGCAGATATATCAACTGTTTTACAGCCTGGTTTTGATGCTTTCTCTTTTGTAAATGAATATTGTGATAAAAACAAAATCACGGATAATGCTGAAAAAAGTTCTATTAACAAGGTGATCAATACTTTAAGTCAGATTCAGAACAATAGCCTTGGTGTAATAGATCTTTCTTCTAGTCTTGATATTGATAGTGTCACAGATATTTTTATTCGAATCAACTCTAAAGGCAAAGTCCTTTCACAAGCAGATTTTGCTATGTCAAAGATATCTTCAAATGAAAGATATAAAGGTGATTTAATCCGTAAGACTATAGATTATTTTTGTCATCTTCTTCAGAATCCTGGTGATTTCGATACTATAAAAAATAATGATTCTGAGTTTGCAAATACGGATGAGTTTAAGGCAATTGCTTGGATAAAAGATGAAAACGAAGATATTTATGAACCAGATTATACAGACCTTTTGAGAGTTGCATTTACTTCAAAATTCCATCGTGGTAAACTGGCTGACCTTGTAAGTTTGTTAAGTGGACGTGATTTTAAGACTCGTGAATTTAAAGAAGAAATTGCTGAACAGTCATTTAAAGACTTAAAAGAAAGTGTTTTGCAATTTGTAAATAAGACTAACTTCCAAAGATATTTAATGATTGTAAAATCTACAGGAATTATAGATTCATCACTTGTTCGTTCTGATAACGTTATGAATTTCGGTTACATTCTCTACCTTGCTCTTAGAGAAAAGAAAATCGATGCTGTCATTATAGAAAGGGCTGTAAGACGTTGGCTTGTACTTACTATTCTTACAGGAAGATATTCTGGCTCTCCTGAGTCTATGTTTAATTACGATATTACACGATTTGTGGATGCAGCAGATCCAATTGATTATATTGAACAGACTGAAGCCGGCGTTCTTTCTGAAGCATTCTGGAGCAATGTACTTATTACAAGACTGAACACAGCTGTTGCAAGTAGTCCATTTTATAATGTTTATCTTATGGCTCAGGTCAAATCTGGAGATAAGGGATTCCTTTCAGAACAAATTGATGTTAAGTCAATGATTGAACAGAGAGGAGATATTCATCACTTGTTCCCTAAACAGTATCTTATCAATAATGGAATTAGAGATAAGGGCATGTATAATCAAATTGCAAATTATGTTTATTTACAATCCGAAATAAACATCAAAGTAAAAGATACAGCACCAAATGAATATATGGCTACAGTCCTCCAACAGTGTGAAGATAAAAAGCCTGTATATGGTGGAATTGTAGATAAAAATGAGCTTATGCAGAATCTTAAGGCAAATTGTGTACCTGAGGATTTTATTAAAATGGATGTAAAAGATTTTAATAGATTCCTTGATATGAGACGTAAACTTATGGCAGCTAAAATCAAAGATTATTACGAAAGTTTGAAATAG